DNA sequence from the bacterium genome:
AACCGTAGTAACATAAGGAATACGGCAAAATTTACAGGCAAAGTAGGCAAGAAAGGAGCCTGCCCTTGAATGGGTATGACAAATCTCTATTCCTTCTTTTTTAATAAGAAAGATTAGGCGAATGATATTTTTTATCCTGCCAAAAAGGCTTTTGTTGTTTCTATGAATAGGTAAAGGATAGAATTTACCCTCTATATTCCTATGCATTTTATCTGAGGTATAAAATAAGAGATTACCTTGCTTGGTAAAGAAATTACCCAAAAGCACAGCATAGGTTTCTGCGCCGGTAAGAAATTCTTGAGAAAGGATATGTAAGATATTCATCCAAAAAAACTAACTTCGTATGTGTTTAGCTCCTCCCTTGTATATTTAAGCTTCCTTTGATAAAAAGCCATAATCAGCCAACTATTAGATAATCTTAAGGAAAATTTTATAAAACTTAACCTTTTTCAATTCAAAATTCAAAATTTAGAATTCAAAATTTCTTAAAAGGTGGATGAATTTTTAAACAGATAAACACACACTATCTATTTTTGCACTAAAGTAATGGAAGATACTATAACCTAAAGACATTCTCTCCTTGGTTATTCTTTATGCTGAACACATACATTAAACATTATGCTGACTAGACCTTGCTACATTTATTATCAATCCAACAGAGATAAGATTGGAAAGCAAAGAGGAGCCACCATAGCTTATAAATGGAAGGGGAAGCCCTGTGGTTGGAATGGTATCTGAGACAATTGCAATGTTTACAATTGCTTGAAGAATAATAGAAAAAGTAAGAGAAAAGGCAAGAAAAAAGCCTGATTGAGATTGGGCTTGACAAGCAATGGAAAAACCAAAATAGGCAAAAAGGCCAAATAGAACAAATACTATAAGGCTTCCCAAAATAAAACCAAGCTCTTCTCCAATAATAGAAAAGATAAAATCTGTATATGGAAGGGGAACCCAGGAAAGTTTCTGCTTACTCTTTCCCAATCCAACACCAAATAACCCTCCAGAACCCAAAGCAATTATTGATTGCTCAACCTGCCACCTATCCGCTTCTTTATCACTGGTATTTTCAACAAATCCTTTAAGCACCCATTTCACATTGCAAGCAATGGGACATTTGCTTAAAAATGCCCTGATTCTATTCCTTGCATACTCTTTGCTTCCAATTATTGGTGCCATAATAATAGAAAAGATAAGGAGAAGGAGAAGGAGATGCCTTATCTTTATTCCTGCAATAAAGAATACAGAAAGGGTAAGAAGGCAAAAAAATACAGCCATTCCATAGTGAGGTTGAACAGCAAGGATAGAAAGGATAACCCCTAAAATAAGGCAGGGAGGAACAAGACCTTTTATAAAACTTTCATTAGAATCCTCTTTTTTTGAAAAGAATGATGATAGATAAAGAATAAAAAATACCTTTACAAGTTCAGATGGCTGACCCCCCATTATCCATCTCCTTGCGGTCTTATCAGTATGAAAAAGCAAGGTAGAAGCAAGAAGCAACAAAAGCAAAAAAAGAAGCAAAAATGAATATTTATTCCACCATTCTAAATCCTTTTTTAAGATAATGATAATAAAGATGGATAAAAAGCCTATAGAAACCCAAGCCAATTGCTTTACTAGGGAATAATACATCCCTTTTTTAGAAAGGGTATGGGTAACTATGCCCGATGAACTAAAGATCATAAGAAGACCAAAAGCAACAAGGGCAATGGTTATAACAAGAAAGATATTAGCATTTCTTTGTAAAGATTCCTCTTCCATTTTAGTATTTAAGATTTAAACACATACATTATTTAGTCTTTCCTTTAAAGCAAGCACATTCTTTGTAAAAGCCTCTCCCCTCTCCTTATAGCTTGAGAATTGGTCAAAGCTTGAACAAGCTGGAGAAAGGAGAACGCAATCATCAAAGCCTGCTAAAGCATAGGAGAGGTCTACAGCGTCTTTAAGGCTTTCCACCTTATAAATCTCTACAGCCTCCCTTACCATAGAGCCGATAAGGTCAGCAGATTCTCCAAATAATATAAGCTTTTTTACCCTTTCCTTAAGGTAAGGGATAAGCCTTGTATAATCCTCTCCCTTATCCCTTCCACCTGCAAGTAAAATAATGGGCTTATCAAACGATGATAAAGCAGCAATAACAGATGCGATGTTTGTAGCCTTTGAATCATTTATAAACCTTACACCCGATATATTTGCTACCTCCTGTATCCGATGGGGAAGACCTTTAAAATTCCTTATAGTATTTCTTATTGATGAAACCTCTACCCTTAAAATAATGGCAACCAGGATAGAGGCAAGGATATTTTCAATGTTATGAATGCCGATAAGCTTAATATCAGACAAAGGAAATATCCTTTCCTCCTTACCAGCAAACCTCGCCACAATCCAATTATTCCTTATAAAAAGGCCTTCTTGCAGGATCTGTCGGGTAGAAAATAAATATGGTTTTGCCCTGCTTCTCCTTGAAAGGTTAAGCACAACAGGATCGTCTGCATTTATTAGCATAATATCATCCTTTGTTTGATTTTCAAATATCCTTGCCTTTACCTTCATATAATCCTCTATATTTAAATATCTATCAAGGTGATCGGGTGCAAAGTTTAAAAATACAGAGATATTTGGCTTAAATTCAATTATTGTTTCAAGCTGAAAGCTTGATACCTCAAGGATAACAATGTTTTCTTTGGAAATATTACAAGATGTAAAGGGAATTTCAATATTTCCACAAACAGCGGGATTTAGCTTTGCATCTTCAAGGAGTTTTCCAATCAGGGTTGTGGTTGTTGTCTTTCCATTTGTTCCTGTTATTGCAATTATTGGCTGGCCTAAAAGCATTTGAAAACCAAGTTCTATTTCTCCTATTATGGGAATCCCATCAGCCTTCGCCTTTTTTATATATGAAATATCTGATGGTATCCCAGGGCTTACCACGATAAGATCTGAAGGAGGAAGCCTTAAAATCTTTCCACATTGGACAACAACACCCTTTGGTAATTTTTTAATTACCTCCTTAAGCTCTTCTTCCCTTTTCTCATCAAAGGCAATAATATGAGCACCAAGCCTTGTAAGGAGATGGCAAGAAGCAATCCCAGATTTACCTAACCCCAAAACAATTACATTCTTATCCTTAAGATTCAACATTATCGTATCTTGAGTGTAACAAACGAAAGGAGGACGAAGATTATCGCAATTATCCAAAACCTTATAACAATCTTTGACTCATACCATCCCTTCTTTTCAAAATGGTGATGAAGGGGAGCCATAAGAAATATCTTTTTCCCTGTTATTCTAAATGAGATGATCTGGATGAGTGTAGAACCTGCCTCAAGCACAAAAAGACCTTCTAAGATTATTAAAGGAATCTCTTGCTTTATAACAAGGGCTATTGTCCCCATTACCCCTCCTAATGTAAGCGAACCTGTATCTCCCATAAAAATTGTAGCTGGATGGCTATTGAACCAGAGAAAACCCAAAGAAGCACCAAGCAAAGATGCCAGATAGACAACAAGCTCACCTGCTTGTGGCACATAGCTTATCTTAAGGTAGGCGGCAAGCTTTATATGTCCAGCAAGATAGCCCATTACAATAAGGCCAAGGCAAACAAAGATACAGCTTCCAATGGCAAGGCCATCCAGACCATCTGTAAGATTAACCGCATTTGATGAGGAGACAATGACAAGAATACAAAAGAGGATATAGAATATGCCAAGGTTAATAAAAAAGCCCTTTGTGAACGGAAAGGCAATGTTTGTGGAAGAAGGGCTTAATGGGTAAAGAAATAAGTATATGCTGATAAGAATAGCTATGCCTATCTCTCCAGATAGCTTTTCCCTTATCTTTAATGGTCTTTTTCTTGTTTTAAGAGAGTCATCAAGAAAACCAAGAAGTCCAAAACCTATTGTTACAAGGAGAATAAGGATTATTAAGCGATTATCAAGCCTTGAGAAAAGGAGGGTTGATGTAATAATGGCAAATAAAATAATTATTCCACCCATTGTTGGGATTGTGCTTTTATGGATATGGTTTTCAAGATATTCTTCCTTCACCCTTTCGCAAATTCCCCTTTTCTTAAGATAATTTATAAAAATTGGTGTAAAAATAAGGACAAAAAAAAGTGAACATAAAGAGGCACAGAATGCCCTTGTGGTAATATACTTAAAAACCCTAAAAAATGAAATATCAGGGTATAAAACCTCGTAAAATAACCAGTAAAACATAAGAAACTAAAAACTTTGCATTTCTTTTAATATTCCCAAGGCAACCTTTTTGTCGGAAAATGGTATTCTTTTATTCCCAATTATTTGGTAATCCTCGTGTCCTTTTCCTGCAATTAAAACAAGGTCATCTTTATCTGCCAATTCTATTGCCTTTTTTATTGCTTCCTCTCTATTTAAAATCCGCAAATATGCTTTTTTTATCCCTTGTTCTATTTCCTCCATAATCATTTCTGGGTCTTCATCCCTTGGGTTATCAGATGTAACAATGGGAATATCACTTAAATCAGAGGCAATTTTTCCCATTATTGGTCTTTTCTCTTTCTCCCTATTTCCTCCACATCCAAAGACAAGGATTATTCTTTTTGGCTTAAGGCTTAATCCTGCTTTCAAGACACAAGATAGCCCATCGGGCGTATGGGCATAATCAACAACCACAAAGGGTTTTTTCCAGATAACCTCAAATCTTCCCGCTGGTGGCTTAAAATTAGAAAGGGTTTCTTTTATAACATCAAAGGAAATTCCATTTGTAAGAGCACAAGATATGGCGGCAAGGCAATTATAGATATTGTATGTTCCATAAAGCCTTGTATTTATCCTCTCTCCTTTAATTGAAAAGGAAATTCCATCTGCATTTTCTTTTATATCACTTGCTTTAATATCAGCATTATTTTCAATCCCGTATGTTATTATCCTTGCTTTTATTCCACTTATAATTTTTTTATAGAAGAAAGAATCAATATTAACAAAAGCGCTGCTTTTCTTACTTAAAGATAAAAAAAGGCTTTTTTTTGCAAGGAGATAATTCTCAAAAGTCTTATGAAAATCAAGGTGGTCTTGGGTAAGGTTTGTAAAGATTGCCTGTTTAAATTTTATTCCAGAGACCCTCTCTAAAGAAAGTCCGTGTGATGACACCTCCATTACAACAAATTTTGCTCCCTCATTTTTTGCTTTTAAAAGGAGCTTAAACATCTCCAAGGGAGGGGGTGTTGTAAGGAGGGTAGGAATATCACAATCCCCTATCCTATGTCCTATGGTTGAGAATCTTGCTATAGAAAAGGAAGCCTTTTTAAAAATTTCCTCAATTAAAAACACAGTGGTTGTCTTTCCATTTGTTCCTGTGATTCCAATAATCTCTAGGGATTGCCCTGGATTTCCAAAAAAGGCTGATGCCAATTGTGATAATGCCCTCCGAGATGAAGGAACAAGAATAAAGGTAAAATCTTCTCCAATATATTTTTTATCCTCAACTACAATACAGGATGCACCCTTTTTAATTGCCTCTTGAATAAACGAATGGCCATCGAATTTTTCTCCCTTAATTGCAACAAAAAGGGAGTTTTCCTTTATATCCCTTGAATCATCTGTGATGCTTTTTATTTTAAAATCCTTAAAATAAAAGACCTCTTTCTCTGAAAGGGAACAAAGAAGAAATGAAAGCTTCATTTCTCTTTCGCTTCTATGCCCCTTTCAAATATCTTTGCAAGAAAAGAAAAAGCTTCCATCCTTTCTTCCTCTTCTTCCTTTACAATTACATCGGGAAGAAATGTAATTTGTTCTGGTTTTGCACTAACAAGGCCATAAGACCTTGCTAATTCCTCAATTCTTTTTGGAGAAGCAAGCCTTGTAATCTCAATTGTAAGATTGGCATTTTTTGTTTTTTCTTTTTTTAACTCATCTTCTTGTCTTGTAATTTCATAGCTTAAATTTGTAATTTTGTTGTTCTCTAAGACAATAAGGAAGAGAAACAAAAAGACAAAAATAGAGAGGAAAATAGCCTCCTTTCTATTTCTTATCCACCTAATCCTTCTTTTCATATTTTTTTAACCTCCACCCTTTGCAATTTTCTCGCCTCCCCTTAGTTTTGCTGACCTTGCTTGGCGATTTCTTTTTATCTCTAAAAGAGTTGGCCTTATTGGTTTTTTTGTTAAAATATTAAATGTGCCCTCTTCTTTCCATTCTCTAAATCTCTCTTTTACAATTCTATCCTCAAGGGAATGAAAAGAGATAACCGCAATTCTTCCACCCTCAGAAAGTAAGGGTAATATTTGATTCAAGGATTCCCTTAAGGCATTAAGCTCATCATTTACAGCAATCCTTAAGGCTTGAAATGTCCTTGTAGAAGGATGTATTTTCCCCCTTCTTCCATGGTATACCTTCATTATGAGAGAGCTTAATTCAACTCCTGTTTTAATAGGTCTATTTGAAACTATTAGCTTTGCTATTTTTTTTGCCCTTGATTCCTCTCCATATTCCTTAATTATTCTATAAAGCTCTTTCTCTTTGCTTCTATTCACAATTATCTCTGCATTTATAGGATTTGTTTTATCCATTCTCATATCAAGAGGATAATCGCTCATAAAAGAAAACCCCCTTTCTGGATTGTCTATTTGATAAGATGAAATACCAAGGTCATATAAAAAACCAGAAACGCTATCTATCCCTATAGAGCTTAAGATTTCTTTTATATTTCTAAAATTCCCCTTTTTAAAAATAACCCTCTCTTTCCAAAAAGAAAGACTTTCCGTAGCCATTTCTAATGCCTCAATATCCTGGTCAATCCCAATCACACAGCCCCCTTTTTCAAGGATTGCTTTTGAATGCCCTCCTAGCCCAATTGTGCAATCCACATACCATCTATCTTCAGCTACATCAAGGATGTTTAATACCTCATCCTTCATTACTGGAAGATGAATCAAGCACCTCTGAAATTTCTTCAAAGCTTATCTTGCTATCATATTCAAGCCACCTTTTTTTATCCCAAATCTCTATTCTATCTGGAAGCCCTAAGATAACAACATCCCTTGAAAATCCCGCATATTCCCTTAACAATGGAGGAATAAGAAGCCTTCCCTGCTTATCAATCCCTGCCTCCTCTGCTCCAAACATAAGTTTTCTGATCAGACCCCTTGCCTTTGCCTTAGGAAGTCTGTTTAATTTATCAACAAAATTTTTCCAGTCCTCTGGAAGATGGAGATAAAGTGAGCCCTCAAATCCCCGAGAGATAACCACAGACCTTATTCCAAGCTCAAACAGCTTTCTTCTAAACCTTGCAGGTAAAATCACCCTTCCGTTCTCAATTACATTTTCTGAGGTTAGTGGTAAAGGAACCATCTATTTCTCCATTTTACTCCATTATATTCCAATATAATATTATTTTACTCCAAAACAAACAATTTGTCAAGAAAAATTTTTGTTGAATAATTAATCTTGCCATTCTCTTCCCTTTTCTTTGTTTACTTACTGAGTAGTTACATTTAAAATTCAAAATTTAGAATTCAAAATTTCTTAAAAAGAGAATGAATTTTAAAAACAGCTAAACATATATACCCTAAAAAATCTAAAAACATTGACAACAAGGTTATACTTAAAGTAAAATTCATCTCTTATGAATAGCTTAGATATTGCTATCATTGCCATTTTTTTGATAAGTATATTTATTGGGTTATTAAGGGGAATAACAAGGGAAATATTTTCTCTCCTTTCCATATTCTGTGGGATAATTATAGCAAGTAGGTCGTATCAGAAATTCTCTTCTTTAATCTTTAAATACATAAACAATGAGCCATTAGCGAACATAATAAGTTTTGTTGTTGCTTTCCTTATTACAAGCCTCCTTGTCTCCCTAATTGGCATAATCCTGGAGAAGATGTGGAAAATTTTACACCTAACCCTATTTGATAGAATTTTTGGTGCTATTTTTGGAATAATCAGGGGATTTGTTCTTATAGGCTTGATGGTTATACTTGTTGAAAAATTTTCTATTGGTGCAATCCAGAGGCTTATGGCTTCTTCTATGTTTTTTCCCTTTTTTTCTTTATTGAAGGATATCCTTATTTCTTTATTTCCATTCCAATTCCTTGAAAAATGAAATTAGAAGAAAAAATAGAGCAGATTGGAAAGCTTCTAGATGAACTTGGTATTGCAGAGATATTTATAAAAGAAAAGGATGATTATATAAAGATTGTAAAGAGAGAAAAGGCTTATGAGGAAAAAAAAGAGCCCCTATATAAGGAGATAATTACTCCCCTCTCTGGAAGGTTCTATAGGGCACAAAAA
Encoded proteins:
- a CDS encoding FtsW/RodA/SpoVE family cell cycle protein, with translation MEEESLQRNANIFLVITIALVAFGLLMIFSSSGIVTHTLSKKGMYYSLVKQLAWVSIGFLSIFIIIILKKDLEWWNKYSFLLLFLLLLLLASTLLFHTDKTARRWIMGGQPSELVKVFFILYLSSFFSKKEDSNESFIKGLVPPCLILGVILSILAVQPHYGMAVFFCLLTLSVFFIAGIKIRHLLLLLLIFSIIMAPIIGSKEYARNRIRAFLSKCPIACNVKWVLKGFVENTSDKEADRWQVEQSIIALGSGGLFGVGLGKSKQKLSWVPLPYTDFIFSIIGEELGFILGSLIVFVLFGLFAYFGFSIACQAQSQSGFFLAFSLTFSIILQAIVNIAIVSDTIPTTGLPLPFISYGGSSLLSNLISVGLIINVARSSQHNV
- the murD gene encoding UDP-N-acetylmuramoyl-L-alanine--D-glutamate ligase; this encodes MLNLKDKNVIVLGLGKSGIASCHLLTRLGAHIIAFDEKREEELKEVIKKLPKGVVVQCGKILRLPPSDLIVVSPGIPSDISYIKKAKADGIPIIGEIELGFQMLLGQPIIAITGTNGKTTTTTLIGKLLEDAKLNPAVCGNIEIPFTSCNISKENIVILEVSSFQLETIIEFKPNISVFLNFAPDHLDRYLNIEDYMKVKARIFENQTKDDIMLINADDPVVLNLSRRSRAKPYLFSTRQILQEGLFIRNNWIVARFAGKEERIFPLSDIKLIGIHNIENILASILVAIILRVEVSSIRNTIRNFKGLPHRIQEVANISGVRFINDSKATNIASVIAALSSFDKPIILLAGGRDKGEDYTRLIPYLKERVKKLILFGESADLIGSMVREAVEIYKVESLKDAVDLSYALAGFDDCVLLSPACSSFDQFSSYKERGEAFTKNVLALKERLNNVCV
- the mraY gene encoding phospho-N-acetylmuramoyl-pentapeptide-transferase, with the protein product MFYWLFYEVLYPDISFFRVFKYITTRAFCASLCSLFFVLIFTPIFINYLKKRGICERVKEEYLENHIHKSTIPTMGGIIILFAIITSTLLFSRLDNRLIILILLVTIGFGLLGFLDDSLKTRKRPLKIREKLSGEIGIAILISIYLFLYPLSPSSTNIAFPFTKGFFINLGIFYILFCILVIVSSSNAVNLTDGLDGLAIGSCIFVCLGLIVMGYLAGHIKLAAYLKISYVPQAGELVVYLASLLGASLGFLWFNSHPATIFMGDTGSLTLGGVMGTIALVIKQEIPLIILEGLFVLEAGSTLIQIISFRITGKKIFLMAPLHHHFEKKGWYESKIVIRFWIIAIIFVLLSFVTLKIR
- a CDS encoding UDP-N-acetylmuramoyl-L-alanyl-D-glutamate--2,6-diaminopimelate ligase is translated as MKLSFLLCSLSEKEVFYFKDFKIKSITDDSRDIKENSLFVAIKGEKFDGHSFIQEAIKKGASCIVVEDKKYIGEDFTFILVPSSRRALSQLASAFFGNPGQSLEIIGITGTNGKTTTVFLIEEIFKKASFSIARFSTIGHRIGDCDIPTLLTTPPPLEMFKLLLKAKNEGAKFVVMEVSSHGLSLERVSGIKFKQAIFTNLTQDHLDFHKTFENYLLAKKSLFLSLSKKSSAFVNIDSFFYKKIISGIKARIITYGIENNADIKASDIKENADGISFSIKGERINTRLYGTYNIYNCLAAISCALTNGISFDVIKETLSNFKPPAGRFEVIWKKPFVVVDYAHTPDGLSCVLKAGLSLKPKRIILVFGCGGNREKEKRPIMGKIASDLSDIPIVTSDNPRDEDPEMIMEEIEQGIKKAYLRILNREEAIKKAIELADKDDLVLIAGKGHEDYQIIGNKRIPFSDKKVALGILKEMQSF
- the ftsL gene encoding cell division protein FtsL gives rise to the protein MKRRIRWIRNRKEAIFLSIFVFLFLFLIVLENNKITNLSYEITRQEDELKKEKTKNANLTIEITRLASPKRIEELARSYGLVSAKPEQITFLPDVIVKEEEEERMEAFSFLAKIFERGIEAKEK
- the rsmH gene encoding 16S rRNA (cytosine(1402)-N(4))-methyltransferase RsmH, which codes for MKDEVLNILDVAEDRWYVDCTIGLGGHSKAILEKGGCVIGIDQDIEALEMATESLSFWKERVIFKKGNFRNIKEILSSIGIDSVSGFLYDLGISSYQIDNPERGFSFMSDYPLDMRMDKTNPINAEIIVNRSKEKELYRIIKEYGEESRAKKIAKLIVSNRPIKTGVELSSLIMKVYHGRRGKIHPSTRTFQALRIAVNDELNALRESLNQILPLLSEGGRIAVISFHSLEDRIVKERFREWKEEGTFNILTKKPIRPTLLEIKRNRQARSAKLRGGEKIAKGGG
- a CDS encoding division/cell wall cluster transcriptional repressor MraZ; its protein translation is MVPLPLTSENVIENGRVILPARFRRKLFELGIRSVVISRGFEGSLYLHLPEDWKNFVDKLNRLPKAKARGLIRKLMFGAEEAGIDKQGRLLIPPLLREYAGFSRDVVILGLPDRIEIWDKKRWLEYDSKISFEEISEVLDSSSSNEG
- a CDS encoding CvpA family protein, which codes for MNSLDIAIIAIFLISIFIGLLRGITREIFSLLSIFCGIIIASRSYQKFSSLIFKYINNEPLANIISFVVAFLITSLLVSLIGIILEKMWKILHLTLFDRIFGAIFGIIRGFVLIGLMVILVEKFSIGAIQRLMASSMFFPFFSLLKDILISLFPFQFLEK
- a CDS encoding biotin/lipoyl-containing protein is translated as MKLEEKIEQIGKLLDELGIAEIFIKEKDDYIKIVKREKAYEEKKEPLYKEIITPLSGRFYRAQKPGDPPYVEIGGMVEQGKTICLIEAMKVFNEIKSEIKGKVVNILPKDGHFVKGGDILFLIEPI